A window of the Mesorhizobium opportunistum WSM2075 genome harbors these coding sequences:
- a CDS encoding helix-turn-helix transcriptional regulator, whose amino-acid sequence MNTDAAPLPPRYLRTSEAAHFLSLSARTLEKHRTYGTGPAYRKLGGRVVYAVDDLQAWVQRGAMMSTSDPHGSVLPAKPQAARLIAYAGRERR is encoded by the coding sequence ATGAACACCGACGCCGCGCCATTGCCGCCGCGCTACCTGCGCACTTCGGAAGCTGCGCATTTCCTCAGTCTTTCTGCGCGTACGCTGGAAAAGCACCGCACTTATGGGACCGGGCCAGCCTATCGCAAACTCGGCGGCCGCGTCGTCTACGCCGTCGATGACCTCCAGGCCTGGGTGCAGCGCGGCGCGATGATGTCGACATCCGATCCGCATGGCTCGGTGCTGCCCGCCAAGCCTCAAGCCGCCCGCCTGATCGCCTATGCCGGGCGCGAAAGGCGCTAA
- a CDS encoding ROK family transcriptional regulator, producing MRIADRASGLNALSVRSYNERLVLSLLLQNVGISRMEIGEKTGLSAQTASVIVRSLEQEGLVSQGEAQRGRVGPPTKPLSLNPEGAYAVGVGFSRRRIDIALIDFIGTVRFHKQLPAEEANPFPQSIDLLETIKEAMTSLPVAARSRIAGIGLAVPDEVDALAATRNGSSTSLKALQGEIEEQIKLPVFVQNDITAAAGGESMFGVAKPLNDYLFFYLGARLQSRLILNHQIYKGNSSTSFDHGLMRLENALSARGQSSGVIWSSSPQWPDLGEAYSEWLGECSNRLKASISALTQFVEFKTVVLSSYAPRKIAEALCAHIGQEFATIEALPARVTISPKAVGAASLPFSSRFMIQ from the coding sequence TTGCGCATCGCTGATCGTGCGAGCGGATTGAATGCGCTGAGTGTGCGCAGCTACAACGAGCGTCTGGTGCTGTCCCTGCTGCTTCAGAACGTGGGCATATCGCGGATGGAAATCGGCGAGAAGACCGGCCTGTCGGCGCAGACGGCCTCGGTCATCGTCCGTTCGCTCGAGCAGGAGGGCCTAGTCTCCCAGGGCGAGGCGCAGCGCGGCCGCGTCGGGCCGCCGACGAAACCGCTTTCGCTCAACCCGGAGGGCGCCTATGCGGTTGGCGTCGGCTTCAGCAGACGGCGGATTGACATCGCTCTGATCGACTTCATCGGCACTGTGCGTTTCCACAAGCAGTTGCCGGCGGAGGAGGCCAACCCGTTTCCACAAAGCATCGATTTGCTGGAAACGATCAAGGAAGCGATGACGAGCTTGCCGGTTGCGGCGCGCAGCCGGATCGCCGGCATCGGGCTGGCCGTTCCCGACGAGGTCGATGCTTTGGCTGCAACCCGCAACGGGTCGAGCACCTCGCTCAAGGCCTTGCAGGGGGAGATCGAAGAGCAGATCAAGCTGCCGGTTTTCGTGCAGAACGACATCACCGCGGCGGCCGGCGGCGAAAGCATGTTCGGCGTCGCCAAGCCGCTGAACGACTATCTGTTCTTCTATCTCGGAGCACGGCTGCAGAGCAGACTCATCCTCAACCACCAGATCTACAAGGGAAACTCCAGCACAAGCTTCGATCATGGCCTGATGCGCCTGGAAAACGCACTGAGCGCGCGCGGGCAGTCGTCCGGGGTCATCTGGAGCAGCAGCCCGCAATGGCCCGACCTCGGGGAAGCCTACAGCGAATGGCTAGGTGAGTGTTCCAACCGCCTGAAAGCGTCGATCTCCGCGCTGACCCAGTTTGTCGAGTTCAAAACCGTCGTGCTGTCCAGCTACGCGCCCCGGAAGATCGCCGAAGCATTGTGCGCGCATATCGGCCAGGAATTCGCCACCATTGAAGCCTTGCCGGCACGCGTCACCATCAGCCCGAAAGCCGTTGGAGCAGCGAGCCTACCATTCAGCTCAAGATTCATGATTCAATGA
- a CDS encoding DUF736 domain-containing protein yields the protein MATIGTFKKTNANEFTGEIVTLSVQAKGVRIVPDSRASGENAPSHRVVVGKAEIGAAWSKRSNEGRDYLGLKLDDPSFTAPIYANLFADEEGEGHSLIWSRPNRRNGE from the coding sequence ATGGCTACCATCGGCACCTTCAAGAAGACCAATGCGAACGAGTTCACCGGCGAGATCGTCACCCTCAGCGTCCAGGCCAAGGGCGTGCGCATCGTCCCCGATTCCCGGGCCAGCGGCGAGAACGCTCCAAGCCACCGCGTGGTGGTCGGCAAAGCCGAAATCGGCGCCGCCTGGTCCAAGCGCTCCAACGAGGGCCGCGACTATCTCGGGCTCAAGCTCGACGATCCGAGCTTCACCGCTCCGATCTACGCCAACCTCTTCGCCGACGAGGAAGGCGAGGGCCACAGCCTCATCTGGTCGCGCCCCAACCGCCGCAACGGCGAGTGA
- a CDS encoding replication initiator protein A: MSARPRQPSERGQLDLFHALPGVVAPRDAQDLMAYPFFSLAKSRRIAPIDFRAGDVAIRVEAMPDHGMATIWDADILIWAASQIVSARDAGLRTSRLMAATPYEMLTFVGRGVSKRDYLRLKAALDRLQATSVVTSIRQPTEGRRHRFSWINEWQERFDRNGRPLGVELILPDWFYRAVMDDALILTIDRAYFALTGGLDRWLYRLVRKHGGRQRAGWRFDIRHLHQKSGSLSPLKRFAFELRDIVRRQPLPGYLLFTEVEASGRVLLAFEPAPAPVDRIVPSGTRTIVPSGTASSCFREPRSAVRDGLATENRALNLESNSQSNSLARQTRTDGWDEKRRCVGRCQGDDT; the protein is encoded by the coding sequence ATGTCGGCACGACCACGTCAACCGTCGGAACGCGGGCAGCTTGATCTGTTCCACGCGCTGCCCGGTGTCGTCGCCCCACGCGATGCGCAGGATCTCATGGCCTATCCCTTCTTCTCACTTGCCAAATCCAGGCGCATCGCGCCGATCGACTTTCGCGCCGGCGATGTGGCGATCCGTGTCGAAGCGATGCCCGACCACGGCATGGCGACGATCTGGGATGCCGATATCCTGATCTGGGCCGCGAGCCAGATCGTCAGCGCGCGGGACGCCGGATTGCGCACGTCGCGGCTGATGGCCGCCACGCCATACGAAATGCTCACCTTCGTCGGCCGCGGTGTCTCGAAGCGAGACTATCTGCGCCTCAAGGCCGCGCTCGATCGCCTGCAGGCGACAAGCGTCGTTACTTCCATTCGCCAGCCCACCGAGGGCCGGCGCCATCGCTTCTCGTGGATCAATGAATGGCAGGAGCGCTTCGATCGGAACGGCCGGCCGCTCGGCGTCGAATTGATTTTGCCGGATTGGTTCTATCGCGCCGTTATGGACGATGCGCTCATCCTGACGATTGACCGTGCCTATTTCGCACTGACGGGTGGGCTGGATCGCTGGCTCTACCGGCTGGTGCGCAAGCACGGCGGGCGCCAGCGCGCTGGCTGGCGTTTCGACATCCGGCACCTGCATCAAAAGTCCGGCAGCCTCTCGCCGCTCAAGCGCTTCGCCTTCGAGCTGCGTGACATCGTGCGCCGCCAACCGTTGCCGGGATATCTGCTGTTCACGGAAGTCGAAGCCAGCGGCCGTGTGCTGCTGGCTTTCGAACCGGCGCCCGCGCCGGTTGACAGGATCGTGCCATCGGGAACCCGAACTATCGTGCCATCGGGAACCGCATCCTCGTGCTTTCGGGAACCGCGATCGGCCGTAAGGGACGGGCTAGCAACGGAAAATCGCGCTCTTAACTTAGAGTCTAACTCTCAATCTAACAGTCTTGCGCGCCAGACGCGGACTGATGGTTGGGACGAGAAGCGGCGGTGCGTTGGCCGGTGCCAAGGAGACGATACATGA
- a CDS encoding DUF2840 domain-containing protein, translated as MTSSPQSTLRGDLTTVELIWIEKRIEHRIRFGHSSHETIIDKRRRVVGFAPGSVFAFVRWAANDFGTVVSRIDIVRAVLLAEPYQTLPYVRPGGEILLKIAGWDNVERVLQRIDAIDAIGLDPAEAAPDYWRQAHNRLIAGATPRAYSLEQHRAFLLRKRATP; from the coding sequence ATGACGTCGTCTCCCCAATCGACGCTGCGCGGCGACCTCACGACGGTCGAGCTGATCTGGATCGAGAAGCGGATCGAGCATCGTATCCGGTTCGGACATTCATCCCATGAGACGATCATCGACAAGCGGCGCCGCGTCGTCGGATTTGCGCCAGGCAGTGTCTTTGCGTTCGTGCGCTGGGCGGCCAATGACTTCGGCACTGTCGTTTCGCGCATCGACATCGTGCGCGCGGTCTTGCTCGCTGAACCTTATCAGACGCTGCCTTACGTCAGGCCAGGCGGCGAGATCCTGCTCAAGATCGCAGGCTGGGACAACGTTGAGCGGGTTCTCCAACGGATCGATGCGATCGATGCGATCGGTCTCGACCCGGCCGAAGCCGCACCGGACTATTGGCGTCAGGCCCACAACCGTCTCATTGCCGGCGCAACGCCGCGTGCCTATTCGCTCGAGCAGCACCGGGCCTTTCTGCTGCGCAAGCGAGCGACGCCATGA